In Lacrimispora indolis DSM 755, a genomic segment contains:
- a CDS encoding fructose-bisphosphatase class III, whose protein sequence is MRGLAYLKLMAREYPTIKAASSEIINLTAIQGLPKGTEYFFSDLHGEYEAFVHLLKSASGVIREKITETFSHIIPEKEEVELANLIYYPERVMNQLELKGLADGDWQRVTIYRLVQICKVVSSKYTRSKVRKKMPPEFAYIIDELLHVDYNDDNKRVYYNEIIRSIIDIRVGDKFIIALCELIQNLTIDSLHIIGDIFDRGPRADIIMDELLRFHDVDIQWGNHDISWMGAATGNLACICNVLRIAISYNSFDVLEDGYGINLRPLSMFAARVYRDDPCERFTPQILDQNIYDAVDPGLAAKMHKAIAVIQFKVEGQIIKRHPEYEMSDRILIEAIDFERGVVNVEGKEYPMLDMFFPTIDPKEPLKLSKEEEELLHTLQLSFMHNELLHKHVRFLYSHGSMYKCYNSNLLYHGCIPMKEDGSFEEIVVGPHAYSGKALMDYVDRKVQNAYFMPEDSMESEDARDFMWYLWCGAKSPVYGKGKMTTFEHYFIGDKAAHKESMNPYYRLSVKEEYCDKILEEFGLSKNGSHIINGHVPVKIKEGESPVKAGGKLFLIDGGLSKAYQTKTGIAGYTLIYNSNHLALAEHKPFDPNKESTPKVSVVENMKNRVMVADTDKGAELAERIADLMELVAAYRDGVIKEKVE, encoded by the coding sequence ATGAGAGGTTTGGCATATCTGAAACTGATGGCAAGGGAGTATCCCACGATTAAGGCTGCTTCCAGCGAGATCATCAACCTTACTGCCATTCAGGGATTACCAAAGGGAACGGAATATTTTTTCAGTGACCTGCATGGCGAGTACGAGGCATTTGTTCATTTATTAAAAAGTGCCTCAGGCGTTATCCGCGAAAAGATCACGGAAACCTTCAGCCACATTATACCAGAGAAAGAAGAAGTGGAGTTAGCAAACTTGATTTACTATCCGGAGAGAGTCATGAATCAGCTGGAGCTTAAAGGCCTTGCAGACGGTGACTGGCAGAGAGTGACCATTTACCGGCTGGTACAGATCTGCAAAGTGGTTTCATCAAAGTACACCAGATCCAAGGTAAGGAAGAAAATGCCCCCGGAGTTTGCCTACATCATTGATGAGCTGCTTCATGTGGATTATAATGATGACAATAAGCGTGTATACTATAACGAGATCATACGGTCCATCATTGACATCCGGGTGGGAGATAAGTTCATCATAGCCTTATGCGAGCTGATCCAGAATCTGACCATTGACAGCCTGCATATTATCGGAGATATTTTCGACCGTGGTCCAAGGGCAGATATTATTATGGATGAACTGCTGCGGTTTCATGATGTGGATATACAATGGGGCAATCATGACATTTCCTGGATGGGAGCTGCCACCGGAAATCTGGCATGTATCTGCAATGTGCTGAGGATCGCAATCAGCTATAACAGCTTTGATGTGCTGGAGGATGGATACGGCATTAACCTGCGTCCATTGTCCATGTTTGCGGCCAGGGTTTACCGGGATGATCCCTGTGAACGGTTCACTCCCCAGATCCTTGACCAAAACATATACGATGCGGTGGATCCGGGACTGGCGGCCAAGATGCACAAAGCCATTGCGGTCATCCAGTTTAAGGTGGAGGGTCAGATCATAAAACGCCATCCGGAATACGAGATGAGTGACAGGATTCTGATCGAAGCCATTGATTTTGAACGGGGTGTTGTAAACGTGGAAGGCAAGGAATACCCAATGCTTGATATGTTTTTTCCGACGATAGACCCTAAGGAGCCTTTAAAGCTCAGCAAAGAGGAAGAAGAGCTCCTTCATACCCTGCAGCTTTCCTTCATGCATAACGAGCTTCTTCACAAGCATGTCCGTTTCCTGTACTCTCATGGAAGCATGTATAAATGCTATAATTCAAACCTTTTATACCATGGCTGCATTCCCATGAAAGAGGACGGTTCTTTTGAGGAGATCGTAGTGGGACCCCACGCTTATTCTGGAAAGGCGCTCATGGATTACGTGGACCGGAAGGTCCAAAATGCATATTTTATGCCTGAGGACTCCATGGAAAGCGAGGATGCCAGGGATTTTATGTGGTATTTATGGTGCGGAGCCAAATCTCCGGTATACGGCAAGGGAAAAATGACGACCTTTGAGCATTATTTTATCGGAGACAAGGCCGCCCACAAGGAGTCTATGAATCCTTATTACAGGCTCAGCGTGAAAGAAGAATACTGTGATAAGATACTGGAAGAATTCGGCCTTTCCAAAAACGGCTCCCATATCATCAACGGCCACGTTCCGGTGAAAATAAAGGAAGGGGAATCCCCGGTGAAGGCAGGCGGCAAGCTGTTCCTTATTGATGGAGGGCTGTCAAAGGCTTACCAGACCAAGACAGGGATCGCAGGCTATACCTTGATTTACAATTCCAACCATCTGGCGCTTGCGGAGCACAAACCCTTTGACCCTAATAAGGAAAGCACGCCAAAGGTTTCCGTAGTTGAGAATATGAAGAACCGGGTCATGGTGGCTGATACGGATAAGGGCGCAGAGCTGGCCGAGCGGATCGCGGATTTAATGGAACTGGTGGCGGCATACCGGGATGGCGTAATCAAGGAGAAAGTAGAGTAG
- a CDS encoding BMP family protein encodes MKKTMKTASLFLAAALTVMSLSACGSSAAPSSSAETTTAGTTAAGAPAAETTAAPAETEKTKDFKVAMVLDSSVSDGGWGASCYQAMVGAAKESSWETVYTDNVATADFATVMTDYAELGYNLIFAPGNQYTDAVKQVAAEYPEIKFALLNGTVETDNITSILPDAKQIGYMAGALAGLMSKTGSIGFIGGMELDTTKAKLECYEKAAQKVNPDIKVSSAYAGSFSDTAKGKEIASSMISTYDVDVMFGDASAVDTGAREALAASEGRYDIGQPGNLGSSDDKVIICSVVTDNAALLKACMNDVESDSFGNKTIYGDLSNGCLSVGTFSNLVPDDIQTQYKEIVDQIKSGDFIQ; translated from the coding sequence ATGAAAAAAACTATGAAAACTGCTTCTTTGTTTTTGGCAGCTGCCCTGACGGTCATGAGCCTGTCGGCATGCGGCAGTTCCGCTGCTCCATCATCTTCTGCCGAGACAACTACGGCGGGTACCACTGCGGCCGGCGCGCCTGCCGCTGAAACAACTGCAGCTCCGGCTGAAACCGAAAAAACCAAGGATTTTAAGGTGGCCATGGTCCTGGACTCCTCTGTTTCTGACGGAGGGTGGGGGGCGAGCTGTTACCAGGCAATGGTTGGCGCTGCCAAGGAAAGCAGCTGGGAAACTGTGTACACCGATAATGTGGCAACTGCAGATTTCGCAACGGTTATGACTGATTATGCAGAGCTGGGCTATAACCTTATCTTTGCTCCCGGAAACCAATATACCGACGCAGTCAAGCAGGTTGCAGCAGAATATCCGGAAATTAAATTCGCTCTGTTAAATGGGACGGTAGAAACCGATAATATTACCTCCATCCTTCCTGATGCAAAACAAATCGGCTATATGGCGGGCGCTTTAGCAGGCCTTATGAGCAAAACAGGCAGCATCGGCTTCATCGGTGGCATGGAACTTGACACAACCAAAGCAAAGCTGGAATGCTACGAAAAGGCCGCTCAAAAGGTAAATCCGGATATCAAGGTTTCTTCTGCTTACGCCGGCTCCTTCAGTGATACGGCCAAAGGAAAGGAAATCGCCTCTTCCATGATTTCTACCTATGATGTTGATGTAATGTTTGGTGATGCATCTGCAGTTGACACCGGAGCCCGGGAAGCCCTGGCAGCTTCCGAAGGCAGATACGATATCGGGCAGCCGGGAAATTTAGGTTCTTCCGACGACAAAGTCATCATCTGTTCCGTGGTTACTGACAACGCGGCCCTGCTCAAAGCCTGTATGAATGATGTGGAATCCGATTCCTTCGGCAACAAAACCATTTACGGAGATTTAAGCAACGGCTGTCTAAGTGTGGGAACCTTCTCAAATCTTGTGCCGGACGATATTCAGACTCAGTATAAAGAAATCGTTGACCAGATCAAGTCCGGAGACTTTATCCAGTAA
- a CDS encoding ABC transporter permease translates to MEAFFNLNFFVELLLSTVRMATPILFVALAETYSERAGLVNIGLDGIMSFGALVGFLIGFRTGSPMAGIAAGALSGIAINMIYAFCTIKLCAPQIVYGMALNIFAPALASFIYRLSFSDTSTLIQGVSMKAVPIPVLSKIPVAGPVFFNHIPLIYLAYLLVPATAVFLNRTKAGLNYKAVGEFPKAAETLGINVILQKYIACVICGALAGIGGAYLTVCYTSTYSEGIVAGRGFIALSAVIFGRWMPGGVMLACLLFGFCDALQIRLQLLSPSTPYQILQMIPYLCTLFVLAFFGIKKSGPKANGQPYYREER, encoded by the coding sequence ATGGAAGCTTTTTTCAACTTGAATTTTTTTGTGGAACTGCTGTTATCCACGGTACGTATGGCAACGCCTATTCTGTTTGTGGCACTGGCGGAAACTTATTCCGAACGGGCAGGCCTGGTTAACATCGGCCTGGATGGCATCATGTCATTTGGTGCCCTGGTAGGCTTTCTCATCGGTTTCCGTACGGGAAGTCCAATGGCAGGAATTGCAGCCGGCGCTTTATCCGGAATAGCCATCAATATGATCTATGCCTTTTGTACCATTAAGCTTTGTGCTCCCCAGATCGTATACGGTATGGCCCTAAATATCTTTGCTCCGGCTCTGGCCTCCTTTATTTACCGCCTGTCTTTTTCCGATACTTCCACGCTGATTCAGGGCGTATCCATGAAAGCAGTGCCGATTCCGGTGCTCAGCAAGATTCCTGTTGCAGGACCTGTTTTTTTCAACCATATTCCGCTGATATATTTAGCTTATCTTCTGGTTCCGGCCACTGCTGTTTTCTTAAACCGGACAAAGGCCGGTCTGAATTATAAGGCAGTGGGGGAATTTCCAAAGGCAGCGGAGACTCTGGGAATCAATGTAATCCTTCAAAAATACATTGCCTGCGTCATCTGCGGAGCGCTTGCAGGCATAGGAGGGGCATACTTAACCGTCTGCTATACCAGCACCTATTCGGAAGGAATTGTTGCGGGGCGGGGGTTCATCGCATTATCCGCCGTTATTTTCGGCCGTTGGATGCCTGGGGGCGTAATGCTTGCCTGCCTGCTCTTTGGATTCTGCGATGCCCTGCAGATCCGCCTGCAGCTTTTAAGCCCCTCCACCCCTTACCAGATCCTTCAGATGATTCCTTATCTATGCACCCTGTTCGTCCTGGCTTTCTTTGGAATAAAAAAGAGCGGTCCAAAAGCAAATGGACAGCCTTATTACCGGGAAGAGCGATAA
- a CDS encoding ABC transporter permease has protein sequence MKRRDNLTKIIVPVISILVAFVIGGIIILCLGKNPFQAYGYLFSGAFGSSRKVAQTLVIACPLIFTGLTAAFSYKCGVFNLGGEGQFIIGAVASIFFVTKSGMEGIPGILMSLLMGMASGAIWGAIPGILKITRGLNEMIVSIMLNYVATLFMGYVYTTLLRDGSVPQTYAIPDSTKIAVISKSFPVHWGIGIALFLAVAGYYFLFHTSKGFKLRAVGLNATAAFFNGFPVNRYILFSFIISGAVAGLGGSVELHGKQLRLMSGFGQGYGFDGVAIALIAQLNPIGSAAVAFIFAVLRKGASTLQTGMQVPTAIVDIIQALVIIFAVAGTALLKLPSIKQYLNRQLVRKEETD, from the coding sequence ATGAAACGAAGAGATAACCTGACTAAAATCATTGTGCCAGTCATTTCCATTCTGGTCGCATTTGTCATTGGCGGTATTATCATCCTGTGCCTTGGGAAGAACCCTTTCCAGGCATACGGTTACCTGTTCTCCGGCGCTTTCGGGAGCAGCAGAAAAGTTGCTCAGACGCTGGTCATCGCCTGTCCGCTGATCTTCACAGGTCTGACCGCTGCTTTCTCCTATAAATGCGGTGTTTTTAATCTGGGAGGAGAAGGGCAGTTTATCATAGGTGCCGTTGCCAGCATATTCTTTGTCACCAAATCAGGTATGGAGGGAATACCGGGAATTCTTATGAGCCTTCTTATGGGTATGGCAAGCGGTGCCATATGGGGAGCAATTCCAGGAATCCTGAAAATCACCAGGGGGTTAAACGAGATGATCGTCAGCATTATGCTGAACTATGTGGCAACGCTGTTCATGGGTTATGTATACACTACCCTGCTGCGGGACGGAAGTGTCCCTCAGACTTATGCCATTCCGGACAGTACGAAAATTGCCGTTATTTCCAAAAGTTTTCCTGTACACTGGGGAATCGGAATTGCGCTTTTCCTGGCTGTCGCAGGCTATTACTTTCTTTTTCACACCTCCAAAGGTTTTAAGCTGCGGGCGGTGGGGCTGAATGCAACCGCCGCATTTTTTAACGGATTTCCTGTAAACCGGTACATCCTTTTTTCCTTTATCATATCCGGGGCAGTGGCAGGCCTTGGCGGCAGTGTAGAGCTTCACGGAAAGCAGCTCCGTCTGATGAGCGGCTTTGGCCAGGGATATGGCTTTGACGGCGTGGCAATTGCACTCATTGCTCAGTTAAATCCCATCGGATCGGCAGCCGTGGCATTTATCTTTGCTGTCCTAAGAAAGGGAGCAAGCACCCTGCAGACCGGAATGCAGGTGCCTACCGCAATTGTTGACATCATTCAGGCACTTGTCATTATATTTGCTGTTGCCGGTACCGCACTCCTAAAATTGCCGTCTATAAAACAGTACCTTAACAGGCAGCTGGTAAGAAAGGAGGAAACCGACTGA
- a CDS encoding ABC transporter ATP-binding protein, translating to MKELLKMEHITKHFGEVYANRNINLSVQGGEVHTLLGENGAGKSTLMNILIGLYQPTGGEIYLRGEKVKIESPKAAVRLGIGMVHQHFMLVEAMTVFENIILGSKKDSSIFINKEQLKKDILELSGKYGLDVELDKPVTEISVGAQQRVEILKALYRGAELLILDEPTAALTDIEAEGLFAIIRKLTEENKSVIFISHKMREVLAISDRITILRAGETVTTLDKDKTDGTQLANLMIGREMIPSHYRKVTASGAEVLNLEHVDYQKQHKHSGLNGISLTVKKGEVLGIAGVDGNGQSQLAQLAAGVISPDAGTVTLKADRISKFAPNGFILSHVSHVPEDRNKMGLIGNMTVRENLVLKSTEEKRFSYGRGALLKRKSITAYALDMQEKNDIRCASIEQEVRNLSGGNQQKIILARELENDPELLVAVHPTRGLDIGAARYVHDTMISARDKGCGILLISADFDEILNLSDRIIVMFEGQVMGVYAGANPPIEEISLAMAGKGK from the coding sequence ATGAAAGAGCTGCTGAAAATGGAACATATTACCAAGCATTTTGGTGAGGTATATGCAAACCGCAATATCAATCTCTCGGTACAGGGAGGAGAGGTACATACGCTGCTAGGCGAAAACGGGGCCGGAAAAAGCACCCTGATGAATATTCTCATCGGCTTATACCAGCCCACCGGCGGAGAAATCTATCTGCGCGGGGAGAAAGTAAAGATCGAATCTCCCAAGGCTGCCGTCCGGCTGGGAATTGGTATGGTACATCAGCACTTTATGCTGGTTGAAGCCATGACTGTCTTTGAAAACATTATTTTAGGCAGCAAAAAAGATTCTTCTATATTTATTAATAAGGAGCAGCTGAAAAAAGATATTCTTGAACTTTCCGGAAAATATGGCCTGGATGTGGAGCTGGACAAGCCTGTTACGGAAATTTCCGTCGGAGCCCAGCAAAGGGTTGAAATTTTAAAAGCCCTGTACCGGGGAGCAGAACTGCTCATCCTGGATGAACCTACGGCTGCACTCACTGACATTGAGGCAGAGGGACTCTTTGCAATTATCCGAAAGCTGACAGAAGAAAACAAATCTGTTATCTTTATTTCCCATAAAATGCGTGAAGTACTTGCAATCAGTGACCGCATCACCATACTCCGGGCAGGAGAAACAGTTACCACTCTGGATAAAGATAAGACGGATGGAACTCAGCTGGCTAATTTAATGATCGGCCGGGAAATGATCCCAAGCCACTACCGGAAGGTTACAGCCTCCGGGGCTGAAGTGCTGAACCTGGAGCATGTGGATTACCAGAAACAGCACAAGCACAGCGGTTTAAATGGCATCAGCCTTACCGTAAAAAAGGGGGAGGTCCTGGGCATTGCCGGTGTAGATGGGAACGGACAGTCCCAGCTGGCCCAGCTGGCTGCAGGAGTTATTTCACCGGATGCCGGCACCGTAACGCTGAAAGCAGACCGGATCTCCAAATTTGCTCCAAACGGATTTATCCTTTCCCATGTTTCCCACGTACCCGAGGACAGGAACAAAATGGGCCTGATAGGCAATATGACCGTAAGGGAGAATCTGGTATTAAAGTCAACGGAAGAAAAACGTTTCTCTTATGGACGTGGTGCTCTGTTAAAAAGAAAGTCCATCACAGCCTATGCTCTTGATATGCAGGAGAAAAATGACATCCGCTGCGCTTCCATTGAACAGGAGGTCCGCAATCTGTCAGGCGGAAACCAGCAGAAGATCATTCTGGCAAGAGAACTGGAAAATGACCCGGAGCTTCTTGTGGCTGTCCATCCCACCAGAGGACTGGATATCGGAGCTGCCAGATATGTTCACGACACCATGATCTCTGCTAGAGACAAAGGCTGCGGCATCCTTTTAATCAGTGCGGACTTTGATGAGATCTTAAATCTCTCCGACCGGATCATCGTTATGTTTGAAGGCCAGGTCATGGGTGTTTATGCCGGAGCCAACCCGCCCATTGAAGAAATCTCACTGGCTATGGCCGGAAAGGGGAAATAG
- a CDS encoding TetR/AcrR family transcriptional regulator gives MKTTNRESKECRGLSTEERILDAALDIIQEKTIGGLRIRQVAEKADVVQSNIQYYFISKKGLLLAVQKKVLNRYREIRQHSISLLKAESQLSLEDHLGIFINQKIYTIRKEKKYDVAELDFWNQSRLEPDMHREFCRSFESWRQEIRDMISHYAPEMPPIKQKLLSGITVSLLEGAAIQILADKQAFDLDLYFAYCKEILIKEIKG, from the coding sequence ATGAAGACAACTAATCGGGAATCAAAAGAATGCAGGGGCCTTTCCACCGAAGAAAGGATACTGGATGCCGCGCTTGATATCATTCAGGAAAAAACAATAGGTGGGCTGAGAATCAGACAGGTGGCAGAAAAAGCCGATGTGGTTCAGTCCAATATCCAATATTATTTCATCAGCAAAAAAGGTCTTCTCCTTGCTGTCCAGAAAAAAGTCTTAAACCGCTACCGTGAAATTCGTCAGCATTCCATCAGCCTTCTAAAAGCCGAATCCCAATTGTCTCTTGAAGATCACTTAGGCATCTTCATAAATCAAAAGATATATACCATCCGAAAAGAAAAGAAATATGATGTTGCAGAGTTGGATTTCTGGAACCAGTCCCGTCTGGAACCTGACATGCACCGGGAATTCTGCCGTTCCTTCGAAAGCTGGCGCCAGGAAATCCGCGATATGATCAGTCATTATGCGCCAGAAATGCCTCCCATAAAACAGAAGCTGCTTTCCGGCATTACAGTCTCCCTGCTGGAAGGAGCTGCGATTCAGATTCTGGCAGATAAGCAGGCGTTTGATCTGGATTTATATTTTGCATACTGCAAGGAAATCCTGATAAAGGAAATCAAAGGATAG
- a CDS encoding TetR/AcrR family transcriptional regulator has protein sequence MDGFEKRRNDKKKAIMQMALELFDQYGFNKVTMTEIADKAHVSKVSIYNFFESKDNLRRIIIKNMLNESIEKIKDLIDKDESFSDKIEEYIQIRTWYYGKYSLQFFFEAIENDPELEVYLSEFNSTSKQLLLDFIEKGKHSGVFSQNVSNAAIEIYIDMIQTYLMHNKEIRNRIERNPELVREINMLFLDGLIRGRNI, from the coding sequence TTGGACGGTTTTGAGAAAAGAAGAAATGATAAGAAAAAAGCCATTATGCAAATGGCTTTGGAATTGTTTGATCAATATGGATTCAATAAGGTGACAATGACAGAAATTGCTGATAAGGCTCATGTGTCCAAAGTATCCATTTACAATTTCTTTGAAAGTAAGGATAATTTACGGCGTATCATCATAAAAAATATGCTGAATGAAAGCATAGAGAAGATCAAGGATTTAATTGATAAGGATGAAAGTTTTTCCGATAAAATTGAAGAGTATATCCAAATACGAACATGGTATTATGGCAAATACAGCCTGCAGTTCTTTTTTGAGGCCATAGAAAACGATCCGGAACTTGAGGTATATTTAAGTGAATTTAACTCCACCAGCAAACAGCTATTATTGGATTTTATTGAAAAGGGAAAGCATTCCGGTGTTTTTTCACAGAATGTTTCCAATGCCGCTATTGAAATTTATATTGATATGATTCAGACCTATTTGATGCACAACAAAGAAATCCGCAACAGAATAGAGCGCAATCCCGAATTGGTGAGAGAAATCAATATGCTGTTTTTGGATGGTTTAATTCGGGGGAGAAACATCTAG
- a CDS encoding ABC transporter ATP-binding protein — MADIRFENVKKEYQMGDVTIYAANDVSFQVKNGELCILLGPSGAGKTTVLNLLGGMDTATSGKILFADNDITTMNDLELTDYRRYKIGFVFQFYNLIPNLTAAENVELARQVCKSPLEPEEALRIVGLKDRIHNFPAQLSGGEQQRVAIARAICKNPDLLLCDEPTGALDTETGKTVLRVLSDISRKMGKTVLIVTHNSLLAPIADRLIEMKNGRVIRETTEENPGDLEGIKW; from the coding sequence ATGGCAGACATTCGTTTTGAAAACGTAAAAAAGGAATATCAAATGGGAGATGTCACTATTTATGCAGCAAATGATGTGTCATTTCAGGTTAAGAACGGTGAGCTTTGCATTCTGCTCGGACCTTCAGGCGCAGGAAAGACCACTGTGCTTAATTTATTGGGCGGTATGGATACCGCTACATCCGGAAAAATTCTTTTTGCGGACAATGATATCACAACAATGAATGATTTGGAACTTACTGATTACCGGCGCTATAAAATCGGGTTTGTTTTTCAGTTTTATAATCTGATACCAAATCTGACTGCCGCAGAAAATGTTGAGCTTGCCAGGCAGGTGTGCAAATCCCCCCTCGAACCGGAGGAAGCTTTGCGGATTGTGGGGCTGAAGGACAGAATCCATAATTTCCCCGCCCAGCTTTCCGGCGGTGAACAACAGCGTGTCGCCATTGCCAGAGCAATCTGTAAAAACCCGGATCTGCTTCTTTGTGATGAGCCGACCGGCGCATTGGATACTGAAACAGGAAAAACTGTTCTCAGGGTTTTGTCCGATATCAGCCGGAAGATGGGGAAAACAGTGTTGATTGTCACCCATAACTCTCTGCTGGCTCCTATCGCAGACCGACTGATTGAAATGAAAAATGGCAGAGTCATCCGGGAAACAACTGAGGAAAATCCTGGGGATCTGGAGGGAATCAAATGGTAA
- a CDS encoding ABC transporter permease has translation MVTMLQKKIFRDIGANRWSFLAIVCICSLGIALFSGIHLYVSTVEGEVSQYYERSKLADYWIYKTEVSDADLNNIRSLDQIQEAQRRKTADLTLSGVSDAILHIHATGEAAAINVPELLDGSLLDSDETNTLLLDTRFAEAHNLWVGDTIVTEGSQGQMQWLIKGIVRDAEYVYYAPEGLTVPDYHKYGFAYTNAASFPNSAYNEVIFTVDKETPPSQEKISNQVHEVMEGANILSRHHQTSYRKVADAMTGVKQIGLLFSIAFFLTAALVTWITVSRMMENQRQHLGVLRSLGFSKEEIMGRYALFGGLITISSMGLGWVLARYMIAQFLYGVGITYYSIEPTGVKAFTPHFFLSVVCVAAVTGGAAVLSCHKSLKSMPSELMRPRPPAQGHRILLERVSPFWRRLSFSGKIVTRNLFRNKARMVMGLAGIIGSTALILCGFGLMNSINAMLNKAFNETVRYHVEIKLRTSLAPEQLSDIYSVLDRAENVDETMAFGVYLSGKNGSMQNPYLVVMDEGQKSLDFRDMEGYKMYLPENGVLITPRMAQALSVEAGDKLAAERLDGTVLTLTVADIVNFPVGNEIYIGKKAFEKVSDLPFLVRTLLISGQDLDLNKLKDDPRISLVETREEMRSNMLIVLETLQSFQMILILFSGLLAFAVMMVLGRMNYYERNRELATLKVLGFYRKEMKRLVLRENVWITLFGLPFGYVVGSLLLRIILSQATTPDLEIMPMITMPSTVAGFAFILGFTMLVNYVMGRKFKSIDMVSSLKSVE, from the coding sequence ATGGTAACGATGCTGCAAAAAAAGATCTTCCGGGATATTGGGGCGAATCGCTGGTCATTTCTTGCCATTGTATGTATCTGTTCTCTAGGAATTGCTCTCTTCAGCGGAATTCATCTATATGTCAGTACGGTTGAAGGAGAAGTTTCCCAATATTACGAACGCTCCAAGCTCGCTGATTATTGGATTTACAAAACCGAAGTTTCTGATGCCGACCTTAATAACATACGGTCTCTGGATCAGATCCAGGAGGCCCAACGGCGCAAAACGGCTGACTTAACCTTGTCCGGCGTTTCGGATGCAATTCTGCACATTCATGCCACCGGTGAAGCCGCAGCTATTAATGTCCCGGAGCTGCTGGACGGAAGTCTTCTTGACAGTGATGAAACAAATACTCTTTTGCTTGACACCCGTTTTGCAGAAGCCCACAACTTATGGGTGGGCGATACGATAGTAACCGAAGGCAGCCAGGGGCAAATGCAATGGCTGATCAAAGGGATTGTACGGGATGCGGAATATGTATATTACGCGCCGGAAGGTCTGACGGTTCCGGACTATCACAAATATGGGTTTGCTTATACAAACGCAGCTTCTTTTCCGAATTCGGCTTATAATGAAGTTATTTTCACTGTTGATAAGGAGACCCCTCCTTCACAAGAGAAAATTTCAAATCAGGTACACGAAGTAATGGAAGGAGCCAATATTCTCAGCCGCCACCATCAGACAAGTTACCGTAAAGTGGCTGATGCAATGACCGGGGTAAAACAAATCGGACTGCTGTTTTCCATTGCCTTTTTTCTGACGGCGGCTCTTGTCACTTGGATCACTGTTTCCCGCATGATGGAGAACCAGCGCCAGCATTTAGGGGTGCTGCGCTCTTTAGGCTTCTCCAAAGAGGAGATCATGGGCAGATATGCGCTGTTTGGAGGGCTGATCACCATTTCCAGCATGGGGTTAGGATGGGTTCTTGCACGGTATATGATTGCACAATTTCTCTATGGTGTGGGAATTACCTATTACTCGATAGAGCCAACCGGAGTAAAGGCCTTTACACCTCACTTTTTTCTGTCAGTAGTTTGTGTGGCAGCGGTTACTGGCGGTGCGGCGGTACTCTCCTGCCACAAATCATTAAAGTCTATGCCATCGGAATTAATGCGTCCCAGACCTCCGGCTCAGGGTCACCGTATCTTGCTGGAACGAGTTTCACCCTTTTGGCGCAGACTGAGTTTCAGCGGAAAAATCGTCACAAGAAACCTGTTTCGTAATAAAGCAAGGATGGTTATGGGCCTTGCCGGCATCATCGGCTCAACAGCTTTGATTCTATGCGGCTTTGGACTGATGAATTCTATAAATGCTATGCTCAATAAAGCATTTAACGAAACGGTACGGTATCATGTGGAGATAAAACTGCGAACCTCTTTGGCACCGGAACAGCTTTCCGATATTTATTCTGTTTTAGACAGGGCAGAAAATGTTGATGAAACAATGGCATTCGGCGTCTATCTGTCTGGAAAAAACGGCAGTATGCAGAATCCTTATCTTGTTGTTATGGATGAAGGGCAAAAAAGCCTTGATTTTAGAGATATGGAAGGATACAAAATGTACTTGCCGGAAAATGGAGTGTTGATTACTCCCAGAATGGCCCAGGCACTGTCCGTGGAGGCCGGAGACAAACTCGCTGCCGAACGGCTTGATGGAACGGTACTTACACTTACAGTGGCAGACATTGTGAATTTTCCTGTGGGCAATGAGATTTATATAGGCAAAAAGGCCTTTGAAAAAGTATCCGATCTGCCTTTTCTTGTGAGAACTTTGCTGATCAGCGGGCAGGATCTTGACCTTAACAAGCTGAAAGACGACCCCAGGATTTCCCTGGTTGAAACCAGGGAAGAAATGCGCAGCAATATGCTCATTGTTTTGGAAACGCTGCAATCTTTTCAAATGATCTTAATCTTGTTTTCCGGCTTACTGGCTTTTGCCGTTATGATGGTGCTTGGACGAATGAACTACTACGAGAGAAACCGCGAACTTGCAACGCTGAAAGTCTTAGGGTTTTATAGAAAGGAAATGAAACGCCTGGTCTTGCGCGAAAATGTTTGGATCACCTTATTTGGATTGCCCTTTGGCTATGTTGTGGGTTCCTTGCTGCTGCGTATTATTCTTTCCCAGGCAACCACGCCGGACTTGGAAATCATGCCAATGATTACCATGCCCAGCACTGTGGCAGGCTTTGCCTTTATTCTTGGGTTTACCATGCTTGTGAATTATGTGATGGGCCGAAAATTCAAAAGTATTGATATGGTTTCATCGCTTAAAAGCGTGGAATAA